The window GACGACATCCCGGCGCCTCGGCGCGCCTTCGGTCCGTCCGCCGCTGACAGGGGGGTCTTGGTTCATGGCAGTGCGTCCTGCTCTCGGGGCGGGGCCGGGCGGCCACCGGTCTTGCACCAGTGTCCGGCCGGAGGGGGGAGGGCTGCCTGTCGAGTACCCCGGGTGGCGGGGGGTCAGTACCCCGGGGGTGGCCCACTGCTGGGCCGTTCGCGCACCATGGGAGGCATGGGAGAGAGCGAAGCGGACCGCATCGCCGAGCTTCAGGCGGAGGTCGACCAGTTGAAGGAGGCCGTGGCCTCGCACGCGGTGGTCGACCAGGCGATCGGGATGATGGTGGCCTTCGGCCGGGTGAGCCCGGACCAGGGCTGGGAGGTGCTCAAAGACGTCTCCCAGCACACCAACATCAAACTGCGGAACGTCGCTGAACTGATCCTCGTCTGGGGGCGCCGGGGTGACATACCGCCCGAGGTGCGGGCCGAACTGGAGGACGCCCTGGACCGCTACGGCCCCACGCAGGTGCCCGGCGCGGACGCGTGAGGGGCCGGCGGCTCGCCGGGGGGGGGGGGTGCTCAGCGGGCCTCGGCGAGCAGTTCCTCGCGCAGACGGTCGAAGCAGCTGCTCAGCAGCCGGGAGACGTGCATCTGCGAGATGCCGAGCTGGTCGGCGATCCGGCTCTGGGTCATGCCGCGGAAGAACCGCAGGTAGAGAATGAGGCGCTCGCGCTCGGGCAGGGCGTCCAGGCAGGGCCGGACGGCGGCCCGGTCGACCACCAGGTCGAAGCCGGGGTCGGACGCGCCGAGCGAGTCGCCGAGGGCGTAGCCGTCCGTACCGGCCACCTCG of the Streptomyces sp. 1222.5 genome contains:
- a CDS encoding ANTAR domain-containing protein; this encodes MGESEADRIAELQAEVDQLKEAVASHAVVDQAIGMMVAFGRVSPDQGWEVLKDVSQHTNIKLRNVAELILVWGRRGDIPPEVRAELEDALDRYGPTQVPGADA